CGAAGAGGATAGAAATGCTCTCTTGAGCTTTAAATCTTCTTTGGACGACCCTTCAAATAGATTATCATCATGGAAACAAGGCAGCCAACGTAACTGTTGTAATTGGCATGGTATTACATGTTCCAGTGACTCATTTCGGGTCGTCTCCATCCATCTAAGAAATAAAGGCCTTGAAAATTACATGGAGGGATTTGAGTATGATTCCTTTGATGTCTTTGATCCACCAAGCACTTTGCTGGCAGGTAAGTTTTCTGCTTCCCTTTTGAAAGTTACTCATTTAGAGTATCTTGGTCTTGCCTAAATGACTTCCAGGAATCAGATATCACAAATAAATTTGCTGATCTAACATCACTCACTCATCTTGATCTCTCCTACACGAATTTTGCATCATCAATTTCGACACAAGTCACCAACTTATCATCTCTACAGTTCCTCGATTTATCCTGCAACTCCGATTATTTTAGCACTTCTTGCTTAGAATCATTATCTACAAAATGGGTGAGAGGTTTAGTGAATCTTAAGGTATTAAGGTTGAGCGGTCTTGATCTATACCAGGCTACATCTCCACAAGAGAAATTTGGTGAACATATACCGTATCTTTCTAATCTCAGGGAGCTCGAGCTTTCTTATTGCAATATATCTACTCCGGTTTTCCCCATTCACGAGTTTTACAATCTTTCTCGTTTATCATCTTTTaaaatgaatcacaattttgGACTTCATTTTCCATTCCCAGTTGAGCTGGCTAATTTGACTTCACTTTCTATTCTTGAGTTATCTGGCTGTAATCTCCATGGTTCAGTCCCTTATCTCGATGGATCACTACATTCATCGTTCTATGATCTTTCCGAACTACAATATCTTGACCTATCTGATAATTCAGTTACAGGTTTTATTCATCCTTCAGTGTCCAACCTAAAATTCCATACCATCTCGACTTATCTTTTAATAATTTCGAAGGGTCCATACGGAAATCAATCTGTGAGAATCTTCCTCTTCAAATACTTCTTTTGGATTACAATAATATTACAGGAACTATACCAAGTTGCTTATCAAAGCTCCAAAATCTTAGGCACTTTGCAGTTGCTGGAAACTCTATTGAGGGCAATGTTTCGTTTttctccttgatgaatgaaaaCCTATTAGCCCTTGATATGAGGTTTAATAGCCGTTTAAACCTAGATATGAGTTTACACTTGGATCAATACTTCTTGTACCCTCCTAAGTTTAGACTAAAATATCTAAGGTTAAGGTCATGCAATCTCGAAGGATTATTCCGTATTATCATTTGTAATTTGATTTGACTGATCTTGTGGTATTGGATTTTTCTCATAATAGTTTAACAGGAACCATCCCTTCTTGTCTTTTCAAACTCAAACATCTTCTTAAGATATATCTTCCTGATAACAAACTTCATGGTCCACTGCCTCTTCCACCTAAAGGTATAACAGAGTTTGATCTATCAAGTAACAAGTTCAGCGGTGAAATCTCGTCAAAATTAGGAAGAAGACTCTTTAATGCTCACTCCGTCAGTCTAGCTGGTAATCAACTTTCAGGTTCAATTCCGTTTATTATATGTTCAACACAACCAAGATTTACATCTACCCACTATATTGATCTATCCAACAACAAACTATCTGGGACGATACCTTCTAATATAGGGTATTGTGGAAATATGCGTGGTCTACAACTTGGAAACAACAATCTCACCGGAAATGTTCCAGATGGGCTTAAATTAGCCAAGTACATCAGCTTTCTCCAGTTAaaggtgtgttgaactcttttccttcaccgaggttacttttcccGCAGGGTTTTattgctcggcaaggtttttaatgagacaacaacaaacaccaggaatgtaatttcccagctaaggctattgtctctctcacgaggattttctgccttaggagttgtgaagcaactagtcaaattcaatggagcaaagtgatcatctgcaacagatcacctttacttgcatctgtcacgttgtactcttttcccttcattaaggttttatcccactgggttttccttgtcaaggttttaatgaggcaatgtaTACTTATCCAACTACGTTTTAAGTTTAATTAATATTgtgctctttttctttagttcaggtttttcaCTCaagggttttcctgacgaagctTTAACGAGGCaataacttagactcgtcgatctttgaagatcgtattgcatgtgatgaagtatatgtaaaatacgagacaacatgtgaagtactacatgtgaagatttgtaccaaggttttatcccattgGGTTTTTCCTCATCAAAGTTTTTAGTAAGTAAATTGATTAcaacacaagtcatcaaggagaggacgacatttgaaaaactacattcgaagcactatgtataaagttttgttattgaaccgcacaagggagaGTGTTACAAGGCCTAcaacccatggatgtgcggtccatctgGTTACCTAGTGTTTCCCCTTTATATATGTTGTATCCATGTAACCCTAAGATACTGATGAATGGAACTCTCTTGCCTCTTTGTCTTCCCTATATTTCCACTACAACATAAAGATAATTCTACACTACATTATTGTACACTTATCATTATATTGTCAGGGAGTataattattggataaagagtaagggagggatgagattgtgtcacaagggggcaaactaactctaccttccatgttagtttctgcaatattacgccattgagggctcgaacctgggacctctcGGAGTGCATGAAACTTCtgtggaacggggatgaccagctgagctaggtggcccgttttaaaaatattattattattatgagaaTCActggatattttatttatttttttactttcaATATTATTATGAGAATCCTTGTCACCAGCTGGACGCCGACGCCCTTATGTATGACAATACCCAATCTATGAAAAAAGAAATTACATTTCTTTGCCCTGACATCAAACCTAGACAAGTGATTATGCAGCCTCTTCAAAAGGTCCACAAAATCCTCCCCAGTTCCCCGAAAGTCGTGAAAGCCAAAGTGCCAAAGCCTAAACCTTGAGCTAAGCATTTTTCAAAATACTTTTACGAGAAATAGCATTCTTCAAGGTTAATCCTGGATGAAAATCACGAA
This genomic interval from Papaver somniferum cultivar HN1 unplaced genomic scaffold, ASM357369v1 unplaced-scaffold_107, whole genome shotgun sequence contains the following:
- the LOC113327901 gene encoding LRR receptor-like serine/threonine-protein kinase FLS2, with product MEGFEYDSFDVFDPPSTLLAESLSTKWVRGLVNLKVLRLSGLDLYQATSPQEKFGEHIPYLSNLRELELSYCNISTPVFPIHEFYNLSRLSSFKMNHNFGLHFPFPVELANLTSLSILELSGCNLHGSVPYLDGSLHSSFYDLSELQYLDLSDNSVTGTIPSCLSKLQNLRHFAVAGNSIEGNVSFFSLMNENLLALDMSLTGTIPSCLFKLKHLLKIYLPDNKLHGPLPLPPKGITEFDLSSNKFSGEISSKLGRRLFNAHSVSLAGNQLSGSIPFIICSTQPRFTSTHYIDLSNNKLSGTIPSNIGYCGNMRGLQLGNNNLTGNVPDGLKLAKYISFLQLKLDADALMYDNTQSMKKEITFLCPDIKPRQVIMQPLQKVHKILPSSPKVVKAKVPKPKP